The following proteins come from a genomic window of Pirellula staleyi DSM 6068:
- a CDS encoding HAD family phosphatase: MTFRAVVFDLDGTMFNTEQLYVQVLEEMLRRRGLPFEWALLNEMMGRPGMISLQIMIDWHKLENTTPHQLYDESDSIFYGILERELAPMPGTLELLSTIEAKSLPKAIATSSRRKVVHHMLDRFELRPRFQFILTSEDVQQGKPNPEIYLSAASKLGFAPAEILVFEDSANGCAAAVAAGMHTIAVPGDHSRHHEFGGAKMIAQSLADPRIYELLG, encoded by the coding sequence ATGACGTTTCGCGCAGTGGTGTTTGATCTCGACGGGACGATGTTCAACACCGAACAGCTGTATGTGCAAGTGCTCGAAGAGATGCTGCGACGACGTGGTTTACCCTTCGAATGGGCTTTGCTCAACGAGATGATGGGGCGCCCCGGCATGATTTCGCTGCAAATCATGATCGACTGGCACAAGCTCGAGAACACCACGCCGCATCAGCTTTACGATGAGTCGGACAGCATTTTCTACGGCATTCTCGAGCGAGAACTCGCCCCCATGCCAGGAACTCTCGAGCTACTCAGTACGATCGAAGCCAAGTCGCTCCCCAAAGCGATCGCCACCAGTAGCCGCCGGAAAGTGGTGCACCACATGCTCGACCGCTTCGAGCTCCGTCCCCGGTTTCAGTTCATCCTGACGAGCGAGGATGTGCAGCAAGGGAAACCCAACCCCGAAATTTACCTGTCGGCTGCCTCGAAACTTGGATTTGCGCCGGCTGAGATTTTGGTGTTTGAAGATAGCGCCAACGGCTGTGCCGCTGCGGTGGCGGCGGGCATGCACACGATTGCTGTTCCCGGCGATCACAGCCGACATCACGAGTTTGGTGGCGCAAAAATGATCGCCCAGTCGCTCGCCGATCCCCGGATTTACGAGCTCCTGGGGTGA
- a CDS encoding glycosyltransferase — protein MDVSVILCTWNRAAILHRTLQSLRSLVVPPRISWELLVVNNHSSDNTDDVLARHHGALPIRRLYEARAGKSNAMNTGIAAASGDLLLMTDDDVLVDPEWLVSYVAISRSFPDASFFGGPIKPVFGSVVPSWITAGWEHVRSVFGELDYGPQPIAIGRKTLPYGANFAVRLPVMRQFPINVHLGRSKHSRIAGEESELFARLLAAGHQGIYQPTALIGHGIEADQLTERYVRRYFDGIGRTQVLLEGLAHADRPFKSSKLAKYWFRAMKHEFAYRRRCILGSAEKRTKHLVRSARAWGAFSQYRLMLDEQRREPNGAMLTTSAAVPRRMAATHPLS, from the coding sequence ATGGACGTTTCTGTCATTTTATGCACCTGGAACCGCGCGGCGATTCTTCATCGCACGCTGCAGTCGTTGCGTAGTCTCGTTGTTCCCCCGCGAATCTCGTGGGAACTTCTGGTCGTCAACAACCATTCCAGCGACAACACCGACGACGTGCTTGCGCGTCATCATGGTGCGCTGCCGATTCGTCGTTTGTACGAAGCGCGTGCGGGCAAGTCGAACGCCATGAACACGGGGATTGCGGCGGCAAGTGGCGATCTGCTGCTCATGACCGACGACGATGTGCTGGTCGATCCTGAGTGGCTGGTGAGCTACGTGGCCATCAGCCGATCGTTTCCAGACGCGTCGTTTTTTGGTGGCCCGATCAAACCGGTGTTTGGGAGCGTAGTTCCAAGCTGGATCACCGCAGGGTGGGAGCACGTGCGGAGTGTGTTTGGTGAACTCGATTACGGCCCTCAGCCGATCGCGATTGGCCGCAAGACACTTCCCTATGGTGCAAACTTCGCTGTGCGATTGCCCGTGATGCGGCAGTTCCCGATCAACGTCCATTTGGGACGCTCCAAGCACTCGCGCATCGCTGGCGAAGAGAGTGAACTGTTTGCTCGGCTATTGGCAGCGGGGCATCAGGGGATTTATCAGCCGACTGCCCTTATCGGACATGGGATCGAGGCTGATCAGCTTACTGAGCGGTATGTCCGGCGTTATTTCGATGGGATTGGGCGAACGCAGGTGCTGTTGGAGGGTCTGGCGCATGCGGACCGCCCGTTCAAGAGTTCGAAATTAGCGAAGTACTGGTTTCGCGCCATGAAGCACGAGTTTGCTTATCGCAGACGCTGCATTCTGGGTAGCGCCGAAAAGCGGACAAAGCACTTGGTGCGTTCGGCTCGCGCGTGGGGAGCCTTTTCGCAGTACCGGCTGATGCTAGATGAGCAGAGGCGCGAGCCCAACGGAGCGATGCTTACGACCAGTGCAGCCGTTCCGCGGCGCATGGCTGCGACGCACCCATTGTCGTAG
- a CDS encoding sulfatase → MLRQLAIALFGTAILATMLSSAAHAAPRNIVVIVADDLSPDLGCYGNQVIQTPHIDALAREGTRLTDAMCTTASCSASRSVILTGIHNHANAQFGHEHAYHHFRAYDNIKSLPVLLAAKGYRTGRIGKLHVGPPEVFKWETNLTGPERNPVQMAENCRKFITEQSDKPFFLYFATADPHRSGGVVKDHPEQPNEFGNRPAGYPGVKEVTYKSEEVIVPPFLPDNGAARAELAQYYQSVSRVDQGVGKLVAILKEAGVYDDTLILFTSDHGIAMPGGKTTLYDPGMRVPMILRGPGIPAAPAGSAAGRSSSIMVSHVDLTPTLLDFAGIDLAQTDVQGRSYLKALAEEKPAAWDEVYASHTFHEITMYYPMRVVRGRQYKLIWNIAGPLPFPFASDLWAAPTWQSAYKLGPSALYGKRTVDNYIHRDTFELYDIESDPDEVHNLAADPKHAETLAKLKAKLKTFQEKTKDPWILKWEYE, encoded by the coding sequence ATGCTTCGACAACTTGCAATCGCTCTGTTTGGCACGGCGATCTTAGCGACCATGCTCTCTAGCGCTGCCCACGCTGCGCCGCGCAATATCGTCGTGATTGTGGCCGACGATCTTTCGCCCGATCTCGGCTGTTATGGCAACCAAGTGATCCAGACACCGCACATCGATGCCCTGGCGCGCGAGGGGACTCGGCTGACCGATGCGATGTGCACTACCGCCAGTTGCTCGGCCAGCCGCAGTGTGATCCTGACCGGCATCCACAACCACGCCAACGCCCAGTTTGGTCACGAGCACGCTTATCACCATTTCCGGGCCTACGACAACATCAAATCGCTCCCCGTTTTGCTCGCCGCCAAAGGCTATCGGACCGGCCGGATCGGAAAGCTACATGTCGGTCCTCCCGAAGTTTTCAAATGGGAAACCAACCTCACCGGTCCCGAGCGAAACCCGGTGCAAATGGCCGAAAATTGTCGCAAATTCATCACCGAGCAGAGCGACAAGCCGTTCTTTTTGTACTTTGCCACCGCCGACCCCCACCGCAGCGGCGGCGTGGTGAAAGATCATCCCGAACAGCCAAACGAGTTTGGCAATCGCCCCGCAGGTTACCCCGGGGTGAAGGAAGTCACCTACAAGTCTGAAGAGGTGATTGTGCCGCCATTTTTGCCCGACAACGGAGCAGCACGTGCCGAGTTGGCGCAGTACTACCAAAGCGTATCGCGCGTCGATCAAGGGGTCGGCAAACTCGTCGCAATACTGAAAGAAGCGGGGGTGTACGACGACACGCTGATCCTCTTCACGAGCGATCATGGAATTGCGATGCCAGGTGGCAAGACCACGCTCTACGATCCTGGGATGCGAGTCCCCATGATTTTGCGAGGCCCCGGCATTCCCGCCGCGCCAGCAGGGAGTGCCGCTGGACGCTCGAGTTCGATCATGGTTTCGCATGTCGACCTCACCCCGACGCTGCTCGATTTTGCAGGGATCGATCTCGCGCAGACCGATGTACAGGGACGTTCGTACCTCAAGGCTCTCGCCGAGGAGAAACCGGCCGCTTGGGACGAAGTGTATGCTTCGCACACGTTTCACGAGATCACGATGTACTACCCGATGCGTGTGGTGCGCGGTCGGCAGTACAAACTGATCTGGAACATCGCGGGGCCACTCCCCTTCCCGTTCGCTAGCGATTTGTGGGCGGCACCCACTTGGCAATCAGCCTATAAGCTTGGCCCCAGCGCGCTCTATGGCAAACGAACCGTCGACAATTACATCCACCGCGACACCTTCGAGCTCTACGACATCGAGTCTGATCCCGACGAAGTCCACAACCTCGCCGCCGATCCCAAGCACGCAGAAACTCTCGCCAAGCTCAAAGCGAAGCTCAAAACCTTCCAAGAAAAAACCAAGGACCCTTGGATCCTGAAGTGGGAGTATGAGTAG
- a CDS encoding DJ-1/PfpI family protein, with amino-acid sequence MPTILMPLGDATEALDTFYPFFRLQEEGYKVIVCGPEARLYHTVLHEIPPDSSIPWDITQERPGYFIRSTAAFRDLKGSDCDGMFISGGRAPEYIRYDKDLLRLVNEVNDAGKPIASVCHGVEILTAANIIQGKKVTTVAKCKLDVEQGGGTYVNEEVVLAGNLVSSRTWHDNAPLMREFLAMIKANLKS; translated from the coding sequence ATGCCCACCATCCTGATGCCACTCGGCGATGCGACCGAAGCGCTCGACACCTTTTATCCGTTCTTTCGCTTGCAGGAAGAGGGGTACAAGGTGATCGTCTGCGGTCCCGAGGCACGTCTGTATCACACCGTGCTCCACGAAATTCCGCCAGACAGCTCGATTCCTTGGGACATCACCCAAGAACGGCCGGGCTACTTCATCCGCTCGACAGCCGCCTTTCGCGATTTGAAAGGCTCGGACTGCGATGGGATGTTCATCTCGGGGGGGCGTGCTCCGGAATACATCCGTTACGACAAAGATTTACTCCGGCTAGTCAACGAAGTGAACGACGCTGGTAAACCGATCGCCAGCGTCTGCCACGGCGTCGAAATTTTGACAGCCGCCAACATCATCCAGGGGAAGAAGGTCACCACCGTGGCCAAGTGCAAGCTCGACGTCGAGCAAGGGGGTGGCACCTACGTGAACGAAGAAGTGGTGCTCGCCGGCAACCTGGTGAGCAGCCGCACTTGGCACGACAACGCTCCGCTGATGCGCGAGTTCCTGGCGATGATCAAAGCCAACCTCAAGAGCTAA
- a CDS encoding sugar phosphate isomerase/epimerase, producing MPSPSCGLHQRRQFLAATAASALVFAGNSSVFSQETVPDQSDDPSPLRLGFSLYGMKSLDPVAAVKELREIGYETTELPVMTGWPADSSTLSKEKLRELKSALADQKMVMSAIMENLLLLSEGDAVQKNLDRLKAAAEISLALSETNPPPIETVLGGSPMRWETDRQKMVERLRTWAELLAEMKVPLAIKAHYSNAMHRPIDVLWMIAKTNSPWIKTVYDYSHFQLQGFSIDESLTDLLPHTAMVHVKDGKLTEAGRPEFLLPGDGMIGYADLLGHLARKHYQGDIVVEVTGQLHSKPDYDPLATARKCFPVLQTARDAVKAS from the coding sequence ATGCCCTCCCCTTCCTGCGGGCTCCATCAGCGTCGCCAATTCCTGGCAGCCACTGCGGCATCGGCGCTCGTTTTTGCCGGAAATTCCTCAGTTTTTAGCCAAGAGACCGTGCCCGATCAAAGCGACGATCCCTCGCCACTGCGGCTCGGATTTAGTCTCTACGGCATGAAGTCGCTCGACCCCGTGGCAGCTGTTAAAGAGCTTCGCGAAATCGGCTACGAGACGACCGAACTGCCGGTGATGACCGGCTGGCCAGCCGACAGCAGCACGCTGTCGAAAGAAAAACTGCGCGAGCTGAAGAGCGCGCTCGCCGATCAAAAAATGGTGATGTCGGCGATCATGGAAAATCTTTTGCTTTTGTCCGAAGGGGATGCTGTGCAAAAGAACCTCGATCGCCTGAAAGCGGCGGCTGAGATCTCGCTCGCGCTCTCGGAAACCAATCCGCCCCCCATCGAGACCGTTCTCGGCGGCTCGCCGATGCGCTGGGAAACCGATCGCCAAAAAATGGTCGAGCGACTCCGAACGTGGGCCGAACTGCTCGCCGAAATGAAGGTCCCCTTGGCGATCAAAGCGCACTACAGCAACGCCATGCACCGCCCCATCGACGTGCTGTGGATGATCGCCAAAACCAACAGCCCGTGGATCAAAACGGTTTACGACTACAGCCACTTTCAGCTGCAAGGGTTCTCGATCGACGAGTCGCTCACCGATCTCCTCCCACACACCGCGATGGTGCATGTGAAGGATGGGAAACTCACGGAAGCAGGGCGACCCGAGTTTCTGCTCCCTGGCGATGGGATGATTGGCTATGCCGATCTGCTCGGGCACTTGGCACGCAAGCACTATCAAGGGGATATCGTGGTCGAGGTGACCGGTCAGCTGCATTCGAAACCCGACTACGACCCGCTGGCGACCGCTCGCAAATGCTTTCCGGTCCTGCAAACGGCTCGCGATGCGGTGAAAGCGTCGTAG
- a CDS encoding aminotransferase class I/II-fold pyridoxal phosphate-dependent enzyme translates to MSQSSNGVDSENQEPLKPFRIQLAERVQKLPQYVLAKVNALLHSKRKAGEDVIDLGMGNPSEPPHPMVIEKLAEAAHDPNNHGYSKANGIQNLRREVAGKYFKKFGVRLDPDTEVITTIGSKEGFSHMILATMGAGETAIIPAPYFPAHMYAIVMASGNVIALDVSDSEKFLKNVAYTCEQLYPKPKLLVVNYPHNPSSLTVEPEFYVDVVKIAKKYGLMVISDFAYADVAFDGYQPPSFLAAPGAKDVGVEFTTMSKGYNMAGWRVGFCCGNPEMVKALGIIKGYYDYGLFQAIQIASIVALRHTDAAVEAQSKLYQARRDIVLEGLRKQGWQVETPRAGMFVWAKYPEPWASQMSSVDFAMKLLEEANVAASPGTGFGPAGEGFLRMALVENENRLRQAIRQMGRVLDRGTKSSPEKQLS, encoded by the coding sequence ATGAGCCAGTCGTCTAATGGGGTTGATTCTGAGAACCAAGAGCCACTGAAGCCATTTCGCATTCAGCTGGCAGAGCGAGTCCAAAAGCTTCCTCAGTACGTGCTGGCGAAAGTCAACGCCCTGCTCCACTCCAAGCGTAAAGCTGGAGAAGATGTGATCGACCTGGGTATGGGTAACCCCAGCGAGCCGCCCCACCCGATGGTGATCGAAAAGCTAGCCGAAGCCGCTCACGACCCGAACAACCACGGCTACAGCAAAGCCAATGGCATTCAGAACTTGCGCCGCGAAGTCGCCGGCAAGTACTTCAAAAAATTTGGCGTTCGGCTCGATCCCGACACCGAGGTGATCACCACCATCGGCAGTAAGGAAGGCTTCAGCCACATGATCCTCGCCACCATGGGTGCTGGCGAAACGGCGATCATTCCGGCTCCTTATTTTCCCGCGCACATGTACGCGATCGTGATGGCATCGGGCAACGTGATTGCCCTGGATGTCTCCGATAGCGAAAAGTTCCTCAAGAACGTCGCTTACACCTGCGAACAGCTGTACCCCAAGCCCAAGCTGCTGGTGGTGAACTATCCCCATAATCCGTCGAGCCTTACGGTCGAGCCCGAGTTCTACGTCGATGTGGTGAAGATCGCCAAAAAGTATGGCCTGATGGTGATCAGCGACTTTGCCTATGCCGACGTTGCTTTCGACGGCTATCAGCCGCCAAGCTTCCTCGCCGCTCCCGGCGCCAAAGATGTTGGCGTCGAATTCACCACGATGAGCAAGGGCTACAACATGGCCGGCTGGCGTGTTGGGTTCTGCTGCGGCAATCCCGAGATGGTGAAAGCTCTGGGGATTATCAAAGGCTACTACGATTACGGCCTGTTCCAGGCGATTCAGATCGCTTCGATCGTCGCCCTGCGTCACACCGACGCTGCCGTCGAAGCCCAATCGAAACTCTACCAAGCTCGCCGCGATATCGTGCTCGAGGGTCTCCGCAAGCAAGGCTGGCAAGTCGAAACGCCTCGCGCTGGCATGTTTGTGTGGGCGAAGTACCCCGAACCTTGGGCCAGCCAAATGTCGAGCGTCGATTTCGCCATGAAATTGCTCGAAGAGGCCAATGTCGCTGCCAGCCCCGGTACTGGCTTCGGCCCCGCTGGTGAAGGCTTCCTGCGGATGGCCCTCGTCGAGAACGAAAACCGGCTCCGCCAAGCGATTCGCCAAATGGGACGCGTCCTTGATCGCGGAACCAAAAGCAGCCCCGAAAAGCAGCTGTCGTAG
- the carA gene encoding glutamine-hydrolyzing carbamoyl-phosphate synthase small subunit: MTQIAKLALEDGTVFTGTAWGAIGERDGEVCFNTSMTGYQEILTDPSYRGQIVTMTYTEMGNYGVNLEDLESEKPHLAGFVVKQLSQRPSNFRSQQSLHDYLARHGIVGIAGIDTRALVRRLRTQGAMKGVISSIDLDNESLVRKAKNSPGLVGRDLVREVMPTAPRNWTEGLNTWAKLPLESNPAFADKQLHVVALDYGMKWNIARHLSDEGCRVTILPGTATAEEVLSYEPDGVFLSNGPGDPEPLVYAQDCIRGLLGEVPVFGICLGHQLLGLAAGAKTFKLKFGHRGANQPVQNLLTGKIEITSQNHGFAVDDTTLPACLEVTHRNLNDNTVAGLRHKEFPAFSVQYHPESSAGPHDSRYLFRQFREQMLAQEAATPSS; the protein is encoded by the coding sequence ATGACGCAAATCGCAAAGCTTGCACTCGAAGACGGCACGGTTTTCACCGGGACAGCTTGGGGCGCAATCGGCGAACGAGATGGTGAAGTCTGCTTCAACACCTCGATGACCGGCTACCAGGAAATTCTCACCGATCCGAGCTATCGCGGCCAAATTGTCACCATGACCTACACGGAAATGGGGAACTATGGCGTCAATCTCGAAGACCTCGAGAGCGAAAAGCCGCATCTCGCCGGTTTTGTCGTGAAGCAACTCAGCCAGCGTCCGAGCAATTTTCGCTCGCAGCAATCACTGCACGATTACTTGGCTCGCCATGGCATCGTTGGCATTGCTGGCATCGACACGCGTGCACTGGTCCGTCGTCTGCGAACCCAAGGCGCGATGAAGGGTGTGATCTCGAGCATCGATCTCGACAACGAGAGCCTGGTGCGAAAGGCGAAGAACAGCCCGGGACTCGTCGGGCGCGATCTGGTCCGCGAAGTGATGCCCACCGCTCCCCGCAACTGGACTGAAGGGCTCAACACCTGGGCCAAATTGCCGCTCGAATCGAATCCCGCCTTTGCCGACAAGCAGCTGCATGTGGTGGCGCTCGACTACGGCATGAAGTGGAATATCGCTCGCCATCTCAGCGACGAAGGTTGCCGCGTGACGATTCTGCCCGGCACAGCGACCGCAGAAGAAGTGCTGTCGTACGAGCCCGATGGAGTGTTCCTTTCCAACGGCCCGGGCGACCCCGAGCCACTGGTTTACGCCCAGGACTGCATTCGCGGACTCCTTGGCGAAGTTCCAGTGTTTGGCATTTGCCTCGGGCATCAGCTCCTTGGACTGGCGGCTGGCGCGAAGACGTTCAAGCTCAAGTTTGGTCATCGTGGAGCTAATCAGCCGGTGCAAAATCTGCTGACCGGCAAGATCGAAATCACTTCGCAAAATCACGGTTTTGCGGTCGACGATACGACCTTGCCAGCCTGCCTGGAAGTGACACATCGCAACCTGAACGACAACACAGTCGCCGGGCTGCGTCACAAAGAATTCCCGGCTTTCAGCGTGCAGTATCACCCCGAGAGCAGCGCCGGCCCGCACGACAGCCGCTACCTGTTCCGCCAATTCCGCGAACAGATGCTGGCCCAAGAAGCAGCCACCCCCTCGAGCTAG
- a CDS encoding TMEM143 family protein produces the protein MTQLKIYRPDEPPTGDRPTRPQRPFASRKLAPAKPNEHYIPIRKRDLLELLTKDEELDVVERGGLLKLATIVDATLHHEFHERLETLKQLYVSNDPDADPPSREVLSDSERKSRAKEFLRAMAGLLERANFRKVSNDELLESLEKASEWGVNLNVDLTVFRHLEIYARGDFTGTRFRRTWRTLFRQESIPIPTYQRLVVMFQLKDGTEHAAEVPGAIGRRDAVVLKLFKNIPKMDVDMLLPGTQIRMTWLDQGKIWLPTISGVGIVALKLLQGAAGIAMAGLQGTIATISLVGGTIGYGIRSFYGYLQTKDRYQLSLTRSLYYQNLDNNAGVLFRLLDEAEEQEFREIMLAYALLLRQGRLGLTTEQLDEVVQDWLRDVAAIQVDFEVDDALEKLQRMNLASKNAAGRWTAVPIESAIHQLDAEWDQFFEYRPESRPAKRAA, from the coding sequence ATGACTCAGCTGAAAATCTACCGACCAGATGAGCCGCCAACTGGCGATCGCCCTACGCGCCCGCAGCGCCCGTTTGCTAGCCGAAAACTAGCGCCAGCGAAGCCCAACGAGCATTACATTCCGATTCGCAAACGCGATCTGCTGGAGCTGCTCACCAAAGATGAAGAGCTCGATGTGGTCGAGCGCGGAGGGCTGCTGAAGCTTGCCACAATCGTCGATGCAACGCTGCATCACGAGTTTCATGAGCGTCTCGAAACGCTCAAGCAGCTCTATGTTTCAAACGACCCCGATGCCGATCCTCCTTCCCGCGAAGTCCTTTCCGATAGCGAGCGCAAGAGCCGCGCGAAAGAGTTTCTGCGCGCGATGGCGGGGCTCCTCGAGCGCGCGAACTTCCGCAAAGTGAGCAACGACGAGCTTCTCGAGTCGCTCGAAAAAGCGAGCGAGTGGGGAGTGAATCTCAATGTCGACCTCACGGTGTTTCGGCATCTCGAAATCTACGCGCGGGGAGATTTCACCGGCACTCGTTTCCGCCGCACCTGGCGAACACTGTTCCGCCAAGAGAGCATCCCGATTCCGACCTACCAGCGCCTGGTAGTGATGTTTCAGCTGAAGGATGGAACCGAGCACGCGGCTGAAGTTCCGGGCGCGATCGGCCGCCGCGATGCGGTGGTGCTGAAGCTTTTCAAAAACATCCCCAAAATGGATGTCGACATGCTTTTGCCCGGCACCCAGATCCGGATGACATGGCTCGATCAAGGGAAAATCTGGCTCCCCACGATCTCCGGAGTCGGCATTGTCGCCCTCAAATTGCTGCAAGGTGCCGCAGGCATTGCGATGGCCGGACTGCAAGGCACCATCGCCACCATCAGTCTCGTGGGAGGAACGATTGGCTACGGCATTCGCTCGTTCTACGGCTATCTGCAGACCAAAGACCGCTATCAGTTGAGTCTGACACGCAGTCTCTACTACCAAAACCTCGACAACAATGCTGGCGTGCTGTTCCGGTTGCTCGACGAGGCTGAAGAACAAGAGTTTCGCGAGATCATGCTGGCCTACGCGCTGCTGCTACGTCAGGGGCGACTGGGGCTGACGACCGAGCAGCTCGACGAGGTGGTGCAAGATTGGCTCCGCGATGTGGCGGCCATTCAGGTCGATTTCGAGGTCGACGATGCGCTCGAAAAATTACAGAGGATGAATCTGGCGAGCAAAAACGCCGCAGGCCGCTGGACAGCCGTCCCGATCGAGTCGGCGATTCACCAGCTCGATGCCGAGTGGGATCAGTTTTTCGAATACCGCCCAGAGAGCCGCCCGGCGAAGCGAGCGGCCTAA
- a CDS encoding SUMF1/EgtB/PvdO family nonheme iron enzyme, producing MPLKLPSATSVALGATVPACLAYGLTSDQWALGAAGAATGLCLLALQKPLRRFRGHPSSTSSTPNKVVAADPRASREKWERLAAELGDDETSQLVLGMLTQGRYTILLRPQIASSLSARHIEIAQSALDEAMSVVPQGPVMMRSRRFDELADDEQHRGQKLVHVDGFFLDRYPVTNAEYQQFVSDGGYEQMSLWDESIWPAVLGFVDKTNQPGPRFWSGGHYELGKQDHPVVGISWYEASAYARWAGKRLPSDPEWVKAGSWPVLTDAKVPVQRRYPWGEALDRRLANLWGSGPDATVPVHSHPEGASVGGVQQLIGNVWEWTSSQFGAFEPVGQKIETGSPLRSIRGGAFDTYFDSQSHCQFQSGEGPLARKHNIGFRCALGFVDVVTTGASDSGASSELSIESPEEQNV from the coding sequence ATGCCTCTCAAGCTGCCCAGCGCGACGAGCGTTGCCCTCGGTGCAACGGTGCCAGCCTGTCTGGCCTATGGTTTGACGTCGGACCAGTGGGCGCTGGGAGCCGCCGGTGCAGCAACCGGGCTCTGTCTGCTCGCGCTACAAAAGCCGCTCCGTCGATTTCGTGGGCATCCAAGTTCCACTAGCAGTACGCCGAACAAAGTGGTGGCTGCCGATCCCCGCGCGTCGCGCGAGAAGTGGGAACGTCTCGCTGCTGAACTTGGGGACGACGAAACCTCGCAACTCGTCCTGGGGATGCTCACGCAAGGTCGTTACACCATTTTACTACGCCCGCAGATTGCGAGCAGCCTCTCGGCGCGGCATATCGAAATCGCTCAGTCGGCGCTCGACGAGGCGATGTCGGTGGTTCCACAAGGCCCCGTCATGATGCGCTCTCGCCGGTTCGATGAACTTGCTGACGACGAACAGCATCGCGGGCAAAAACTCGTGCATGTCGACGGTTTCTTTCTCGATCGCTATCCGGTCACCAACGCCGAGTATCAGCAGTTTGTGAGCGACGGTGGCTACGAGCAAATGTCGCTGTGGGATGAGTCGATCTGGCCAGCAGTCCTCGGATTTGTCGACAAAACCAATCAGCCTGGCCCTCGCTTTTGGAGTGGCGGGCACTACGAGCTTGGCAAGCAAGATCACCCGGTGGTTGGCATCAGTTGGTATGAGGCTTCGGCCTATGCCCGCTGGGCAGGAAAGCGGCTTCCTAGTGATCCGGAATGGGTGAAGGCTGGCAGTTGGCCCGTGCTCACCGATGCGAAGGTGCCGGTGCAACGCCGCTATCCTTGGGGCGAAGCGCTCGATCGTCGACTCGCCAATCTCTGGGGGAGTGGACCCGATGCCACAGTTCCTGTTCATTCGCATCCCGAAGGGGCGAGTGTCGGTGGTGTGCAGCAACTGATCGGTAATGTTTGGGAATGGACAAGTAGTCAATTTGGTGCGTTCGAACCGGTAGGGCAGAAAATTGAAACAGGTTCGCCACTTCGCAGCATTCGTGGCGGAGCGTTCGATACCTATTTTGATAGTCAGTCGCACTGTCAGTTTCAGAGTGGCGAAGGGCCGCTTGCGCGGAAACATAATATCGGCTTTCGCTGTGCGCTTGGCTTTGTCGATGTAGTGACCACCGGAGCGAGTGACAGTGGTGCAAGCAGCGAGTTGTCCATCGAAAGCCCTGAGGAACAGAACGTATGA